In Luteibaculum oceani, the following are encoded in one genomic region:
- a CDS encoding glycosyltransferase family 4 protein, giving the protein MVIFSSLNTLSGNGGIEKFNRSLISALDKRFIVRSLALHDASFSEYRENHKGYSGSIIHFAISFLWQCIRTDKIILGHLNLAPVALLSTIFFPKKKYFLVIHGLELWLPLSFFKKQLLKRVDKCITVSSFSSQRLQRIGIPREKIQILHNTVGVNDYPVVQSQSNLEQWKSHYTSIKNSFIMLTTARMSSNEGYKGYDRVIKSLPIILKKIPNIHYVLVGKYDEQEKQRLDNLINQYQVQNHVTFTGFVSEDELRIWMTQSNLFIMPSTMEGFGIVYIEAMASGTPVIAGNKDGSVDALAGGELGMLVDPESVDEIANAVIHIHNNYEHVLKGEALRAAVIRKFGFEVFSKKVEEIFS; this is encoded by the coding sequence TTGGTAATTTTTTCTTCTTTAAATACATTATCGGGCAATGGCGGTATTGAAAAGTTCAACCGTTCTTTAATTTCTGCATTAGATAAACGTTTTATAGTAAGGAGCTTAGCTTTACACGATGCTTCGTTCTCTGAATATCGGGAAAATCACAAAGGATATTCTGGTAGTATTATACATTTTGCCATTAGCTTTTTATGGCAATGTATACGAACGGATAAAATCATTTTAGGGCATTTAAATCTTGCTCCAGTAGCTCTATTGAGTACAATATTTTTTCCGAAGAAGAAATATTTCCTGGTCATACATGGCTTAGAATTATGGCTTCCTTTAAGCTTTTTCAAAAAGCAACTTTTAAAACGTGTGGATAAATGCATTACGGTAAGCTCCTTTAGCTCACAACGACTTCAAAGAATTGGAATACCTAGGGAGAAAATACAAATATTACATAATACAGTGGGGGTTAATGATTACCCCGTTGTCCAGTCGCAAAGCAATTTAGAGCAATGGAAGTCCCATTACACTTCTATCAAAAATTCATTTATCATGCTCACCACCGCGCGCATGAGTTCCAACGAGGGGTATAAGGGATATGATAGGGTTATAAAATCTCTCCCTATCATTTTAAAGAAAATACCTAACATACATTATGTTTTGGTTGGGAAATATGATGAACAAGAAAAGCAACGTCTGGATAACCTTATTAATCAATATCAAGTACAAAATCATGTTACTTTTACCGGTTTCGTTTCTGAAGATGAACTTAGGATATGGATGACACAATCCAACCTTTTTATTATGCCATCAACAATGGAAGGCTTTGGTATTGTTTATATAGAGGCCATGGCTTCTGGGACACCGGTAATTGCTGGGAATAAAGACGGTAGTGTGGATGCGTTAGCTGGTGGTGAACTTGGGATGTTGGTAGATCCAGAAAGTGTAGATGAAATTGCAAATGCTGTTATACATATTCATAATAATTATGAACATGTATTGAAGGGTGAAGCATTACGGGCGGCAGTTATAAGGAAATTTGGATTTGAAGTTTTCTCGAAAAAGGTAGAGGAAATTTTCAGCTAA
- a CDS encoding CgeB family protein: MKVLYIGQYAHGETARMRGEILRKLLHPVRCFEIIDISKLCHAENRFFRTVGWRFKIGPLIWNINKLIFENIKNRSYDLIWVDKGVFLKPKIVKELKSCCNLLVHFTPDPAFMYHQSRLFNKSVKFYDYLITTKRFEVDLYKRYQAKKIILTTQGYDRNVHVVRKNVSKEGIVFIGHYESNRGVVIKKLLEAGYPVKIAGINWRRFCRKHNVPNLCYLGQGVFAEEYSKEIGKARIAMGFLSKIIPEEHTTRSFEIPACGTVLATERTSELLDIFSDNEVIYYDSIDELIKKLNDVYDNTERLKIMSYNAYNKLSEGNYEYTQIMQGILNKIL; encoded by the coding sequence GTGAAAGTTTTATATATAGGCCAATATGCACATGGAGAAACGGCTCGAATGAGAGGGGAAATTTTACGAAAGTTGCTGCACCCTGTAAGATGTTTTGAAATTATTGATATAAGCAAGTTATGTCATGCTGAAAATAGATTTTTCAGAACGGTTGGATGGCGCTTTAAGATTGGTCCGTTAATCTGGAATATTAACAAACTAATTTTTGAAAATATAAAGAACAGGTCTTATGACTTGATATGGGTGGATAAGGGTGTATTTTTGAAACCGAAAATTGTTAAGGAGCTTAAGAGTTGTTGTAATTTATTGGTTCATTTTACACCGGATCCAGCCTTTATGTATCATCAATCAAGATTATTTAATAAGAGTGTTAAATTTTATGACTACTTGATCACTACAAAAAGGTTCGAAGTTGATCTTTATAAAAGATATCAAGCAAAAAAAATAATACTAACGACACAGGGTTATGATCGGAATGTACACGTTGTTAGAAAGAATGTATCTAAAGAGGGTATAGTTTTTATTGGTCATTACGAGAGTAATCGAGGCGTTGTAATAAAGAAATTACTGGAGGCTGGATACCCGGTGAAAATTGCAGGAATCAATTGGAGAAGATTTTGTAGGAAGCATAATGTTCCCAATCTTTGTTATTTAGGTCAAGGTGTTTTTGCTGAAGAATACTCAAAGGAAATAGGTAAAGCTCGAATCGCGATGGGCTTTCTGTCCAAAATAATACCTGAGGAGCACACCACTAGAAGTTTTGAGATCCCAGCCTGTGGTACTGTTTTAGCCACTGAAAGAACATCTGAATTATTAGATATCTTTTCTGATAATGAAGTTATTTATTACGATTCAATTGATGAACTAATTAAGAAGTTGAATGATGTTTATGACAATACGGAACGATTAAAGATAATGTCCTATAATGCTTACAATAAATTGAGCGAAGGTAATTACGAATATACTCAGATAATGCAGGGAATATTAAATAAAATCTTATGA
- the asnB gene encoding asparagine synthase (glutamine-hydrolyzing) has translation MCGIAGVISPNRAKLEFIDSLCSKMIHRGPDAMGKFISDGVSLGHTRLAIIDLDERANQPFYSNDCQIVVVYNGEIYNYQRLKKHIPYNYKTESDTEVIVAAYLQYGEEFVRYLDGMFAFILYDKTKNFIVGARDRLGIKPLYYSKSEDSIFLASELRALQTVGLGKKIESNALPQYLLYQHRFGNDTILEGIKELGPGHQFTFNLNSDELKIKPYWKLENIRTIQHNKPDAIKNIRDLLYQAVSDRLVADVPFGAFLSGGMDSSALVGIMSQISDLPVSTFHISFQEKGFSERHFAEEIAKKWRTNHEVLEITPNQFLESIPDAIDAYDYPGVDGINSWIISKITKDAGITMALSGAGGDELFGGYPVFNYVKNWRQHRHLRAVLSPFRGLVPMLPKKRSREKLFLQNIGASPEYIQRIVRQRLSKNILAEVLTEPFDGIGVYPEQIGVLSSEHCYSWVSQQELGSYIPSVLLRDTDQMSMAHALEVRVPFLDHRLVEYVLGLPDSYKIGKGNKPLMQEALGKEILPDSIVHRRKMGFTFPWDLWLKNDLREYSEKSLSFLKNSNHFKKEGVEKIYNGFLKGHYSYTVVLSLVILSRWMQKNYVQ, from the coding sequence ATGTGTGGAATAGCAGGGGTAATATCTCCCAATCGGGCCAAATTGGAATTTATAGATTCTCTGTGCTCAAAAATGATACACAGGGGGCCTGATGCCATGGGGAAATTTATATCTGATGGGGTCAGTCTTGGTCATACCAGGTTAGCCATAATAGACCTGGATGAGCGTGCTAATCAACCATTCTATAGTAATGACTGTCAAATCGTAGTTGTATATAACGGTGAAATTTACAATTACCAACGGTTAAAAAAACATATTCCATATAACTACAAAACAGAAAGTGATACTGAGGTTATTGTAGCTGCATATCTTCAATACGGTGAAGAATTTGTTAGATATTTAGATGGAATGTTTGCCTTTATCCTCTATGACAAGACGAAAAACTTTATAGTAGGAGCAAGGGATAGGCTTGGTATCAAACCTCTATACTATTCGAAAAGTGAGGACTCCATTTTTTTGGCAAGTGAGTTAAGAGCTCTGCAAACTGTTGGTTTGGGTAAAAAAATTGAAAGTAATGCGTTGCCTCAATATCTACTTTATCAACATAGGTTCGGAAATGATACTATCCTGGAAGGAATAAAGGAACTAGGTCCTGGCCATCAGTTTACTTTCAATTTAAATTCTGATGAGCTGAAAATAAAACCTTATTGGAAATTAGAAAATATTAGAACAATACAGCATAATAAACCTGACGCAATAAAGAATATCAGGGATTTATTATATCAAGCAGTGTCTGATCGCCTAGTTGCGGATGTGCCCTTTGGTGCTTTCCTTTCCGGGGGGATGGATTCCAGCGCTCTTGTGGGGATTATGAGCCAAATTTCCGATTTACCGGTGTCAACTTTCCACATTTCCTTTCAAGAAAAGGGATTTTCTGAGCGTCACTTTGCCGAAGAGATTGCCAAAAAATGGCGGACAAATCATGAAGTCCTTGAGATTACCCCAAATCAATTTTTAGAAAGTATACCGGATGCAATCGATGCCTATGATTATCCTGGGGTTGATGGTATAAACTCCTGGATTATCAGTAAAATCACCAAAGATGCCGGAATAACTATGGCTCTGAGTGGAGCGGGTGGTGACGAATTATTCGGAGGTTATCCAGTATTCAATTACGTGAAAAACTGGAGACAGCACAGGCATCTGAGAGCTGTATTAAGTCCATTTCGGGGCCTAGTCCCGATGTTGCCTAAAAAAAGGTCTAGGGAAAAATTATTCCTTCAAAACATTGGTGCAAGTCCTGAGTATATTCAAAGAATAGTCAGACAAAGATTATCAAAGAATATCCTCGCAGAAGTATTAACCGAACCTTTTGATGGTATAGGAGTATATCCCGAGCAAATTGGAGTGTTAAGTTCAGAGCATTGTTACTCCTGGGTAAGTCAACAGGAGCTGGGTAGTTATATTCCTTCAGTACTACTCAGAGATACTGATCAAATGAGTATGGCTCATGCCTTAGAGGTTAGAGTACCGTTTCTGGATCACAGGTTGGTGGAATATGTACTTGGTTTGCCCGATTCTTATAAAATAGGTAAAGGCAACAAGCCCTTGATGCAGGAAGCTTTGGGTAAAGAAATTTTACCAGATAGTATTGTTCACAGAAGAAAGATGGGATTTACTTTCCCATGGGATTTATGGTTGAAAAATGATTTGAGAGAATACTCTGAAAAATCTCTTTCATTCCTTAAAAATTCAAATCACTTTAAAAAAGAAGGAGTTGAAAAAATTTACAATGGCTTTCTTAAAGGGCATTATTCATACACTGTGGTTCTAAGCTTAGTGATACTCTCAAGATGGATGCAAAAGAATTATGTGCAATAA